Proteins encoded together in one Numida meleagris isolate 19003 breed g44 Domestic line chromosome 17, NumMel1.0, whole genome shotgun sequence window:
- the UTP18 gene encoding LOW QUALITY PROTEIN: U3 small nucleolar RNA-associated protein 18 homolog (The sequence of the model RefSeq protein was modified relative to this genomic sequence to represent the inferred CDS: deleted 1 base in 1 codon), with protein MGEAEEGKKAKKGGHVTARAARGSSRLTWCGAGRPPPIGRGAGTSAAACVPGGTSGSGVSVGAMRAAVAAAPRGLAAARRRPAELKLAARKKKKGMVKRARSRAKEMEAAEEEEASRRARHLRALSGATAAERELEELVFGDSLVAEEGELLQRLAGPQLSAARSGALPCRSSDSETENEAKGGIPAKAPAWVDEDDEAEERVDMTHRYRRDLMKSDAEKILTKKKLKARLEEQFQRAMGGVPAWADRENRKKSKQAASDSGSDEDDDLLCRTGNFISSSESLPRGILEMKSCLPANQERLADGKLSTVQFHPSAQVVLTAGRDRSVSLFQVDGIRNPKIQCIYLESFPIYKARFSADGEQVIATGTHHKMFYVYDMMGGSIIPVHQVRGMEEKFVKNFEVSPDGSFMLLTGTSGYLHLLSMKTKELISTMKVNGRTTASAFTSDSSKIYSYSKEGEVFIWDVRSRKCLHKFEDEGSLEGKCIAVSKNNQYVACGSVSGVVNLYTTDACLKENHPKPVKAIMNLVTSATSVTFNPTTEILAVASNEADEAVKLVHIPSYTVFSNFPVFRRKQIYLTQSMDFSPRSGFFSIANNKGKALLYRLKHYSDF; from the exons ATGGGAGAAGcggaggaagga aaaaaggcaaagaaaggagGTCACGTGACGGCCCGTGCGGCCAGGGGAAGTTCCCGGCTCACGTggtgcggggcggggcggccgccGCCAATCGGGAGAGGGGCGGGTACGAGCGCTGCCGCGTGTGTGCCCGGCGGAACTTCCGGTTCCGGCGTCTCTGTGGGAGCGATGCGCGCGGCGGTGGCTGCGGCCCCGCGGGGTTTGGCTGCAGCGCGGCGGCGGCCGGCGGAGCTGAAGCTGGCGGccaggaagaagaagaaggggaTGGTGAAGCGGGCTCGGTCTCGCGCTAAGGAGATGGAGGcggcagaggaggaagaagcgTCGCGCCGTGCCCGGCACTTGCGGGCCCTTTCCGGCGCTACGGCTGCCGAGcgagagctggaggagctggtgtTCGGCGACAGCCTCGTCGCGGAGGAGGGCGAGCTGCTGCAGCGCCTGGCCGGCCCGCAG CTGAGCGCCGCGCGGAGCGGGGCCCTGCCGTGCCGCTCCAGCGATTCGGAAACGGAGAACGAAGCCAAAGGGGGAATCCCGGCTAAAGCGCCCGCCTGGGTGGATGAAGACGATGAAGCCGAGGAAAG GGTTGACATGACCCACAGGTACAGGAGAGACCTGATGAAGAGCGATGCCGAGAAGATACTTACTAAGAAAAAGCTAAAAGCAAGGCTTGAAGAACA ATTTCAGCGAGCTATGGGAGGAGTTCCTGCATGGGCTGatagagaaaacaggaagaaatccAAGCAAGCTGCAAGTGATA GTGGCAGCGATGAAGATGATGATCTGCTATGCAGAACTGGCAATTTCATATCAAGCTCAGAATCTCTGCCAAGAGGTATTTTGGAG ATGAAGAGCTGTTTGCCTGCTAATCAGGAACGTCTTGCTGATGGAAAACTCTCAACTGTGCAGTTCCATCCATCTGCTCAAGTTGTTCTGACTGCTGGACGCGATCGATCAGTATCCCTCTTTCAG gttgATGGCATAAGGAATCCAAAAATACAGTGCATCTATTTAGAGAGTTTTCCAATCTATAAAGCTCGATTCAGTGCTGATGGAGAACAGGTTATAGCCACTGGTACTCACCATAAAATGTTTTACGTGTATGACATGATGGGTGGAAGCATTATTCCTGTACATCAAGTAAGAG GCATGGAGGAAAAATTTGTCAAAAACTTTGAAGTCTCTCCAGATGGATCGTTTATGCTTCTCACTGGAACTTCAGGTTATCTTCACTTGCTGTCAATGAAG ACAAAAGAACTGATTAGCACTATGAAGGTAAATGGAAGAACCACTGCATCTGCTTTCACTTCAGACAGCAGTAAAATATATAGCTATTCAA AGGAAGGTGAAGTTTTCATTTGGGATGTGAGAAGCAGGAAGTGCCTACACAAATTTGAAGATGAAGGCTCTTTGGAAGGGAAGTGTATTGCTGTTTCAAAAAATAACCAGTATGTGGCATGTGG cTCAGTTTCCGGAGTTGTGAACTTGTATACTACTGATGCCTGTCTCAAAGAAAATCATCCTAAACCAGTTAAAGCCATAATGAACCTCGTTACATCTGCTACGTCTGTGACCTTCAATCCTACCACAGAAATCTTGGCCGTGGCTTCCAACGAAGCCGATGAGGCTGTCAAACTG GTGCACATTCCATCATATACTGTATTCTCAAACTTCCCAGtgttcagaagaaagcaaatttatCTTACTCAGTCTATGGACTTTTCTCCTAGAAGTGGATTTTTCTCTATAGCAAACAACAAAGGCAAAGCTTTGTTGTATAG gttgaaacattattcagatttttaa